One Novipirellula galeiformis genomic window, CGGTTTGTTGCAGCGTGCCTTGTCGCTGGTCCGTTTGCGTGCTGGTGATCCGCACGCCAAGCCCGACCTGGGTCCCGACCGCCGCTGGATTCTGTGTTGCATCTTTCACGCCGGGGTAAACTTCGGTGCGATAGAGCAAGTCTTCAAAATTGGCTCGGTCTTTTTTGAATCCCGTGGTATTGATGTTCGCTAAATTATTCGCGATCACATCCAGCTTGGTTTCCATCGCTCCCATGCCGGTGGCAGCGGTGTATAGCGATTGAACGCTCATTAGGAACTCCGTTTCCAAAAATTAGTTGTTTACGATTGCAAGACGCGACTAATCAGTGATCCCATCACGTTGTCTTGGTTTTTAATCATTTGTACGTTCGCCTCGTACATCCGAGAGGTCTCGATCAACTCCATCATGGCCATCGTCGGTTTCACGGACGATTGCTCCAACTGACCCGCTACTACTCTCCGCCCGTTGCCAGGAACAAGATCAAAGTCGGCCAGTGGTTTGAAGAGGTTTCCGCCGAGGTGAGTTAAATCGCCTTGGCTTTTCGGTTTCGCTAACATGATTTCGTAGCGAGTATCGCCTTGTTGAATTCGTCCTTCGGGTGCGACGTGATAGGGCTTCGTGGGGTCGAGTTGAATGTGTTTTCCGTCGCTACCGATGACTTGATCGCCCGCGGGATTGATCATGCGTCCGTGGTGGTCGAAGGTGAATTCGCCCGCCCGCGTCAGTAAACGCTCCTCACCGCGTTGAACGACAAAGAACGACTCGTCATCGTTGATTGCAAAGTCCGTTTCACCGCCGGTGTTCTTCATCGGGCCTTGATCGAATTGTGTCTGCGATCGCTGGATCGTCACGCCGCCACCGATATCGTCGGCGCCACCCAGGCCAGGCGAAACCTCGCCTTGTTCGATCAATTCGGCAAAGCGAGCCTGTAAAATCGTTTGTTGCGGCTTGTACCCAGGCGTTTGAACATTCGCCAAGTTGTTACTAAGCACCTCTAATCGATGGCTTTGCGCATTCGCGC contains:
- a CDS encoding flagellar hook-basal body protein — encoded protein: MPYGVYLSAAGANAQSHRLEVLSNNLANVQTPGYKPQQTILQARFAELIEQGEVSPGLGGADDIGGGVTIQRSQTQFDQGPMKNTGGETDFAINDDESFFVVQRGEERLLTRAGEFTFDHHGRMINPAGDQVIGSDGKHIQLDPTKPYHVAPEGRIQQGDTRYEIMLAKPKSQGDLTHLGGNLFKPLADFDLVPGNGRRVVAGQLEQSSVKPTMAMMELIETSRMYEANVQMIKNQDNVMGSLISRVLQS